The genomic stretch AAAGGCGAGTTCATGCGCCGTTACGTGAGCATCGTCGCCGCTTAATCGCGACGTCGCTCCAGAAGCCCCGTCATGCGACGGGGCTTTTTCGTTTGTGGTGAGCCTCTTGCAAAGCTGTTTGTCTGGGTTGCCGGCGTTGGTTTCTACGGTCGTACGGGGCCGCCGCGCTCATTTTTGCAAGAGCCTCATGTTTTTGAGTCATTCAGCTCGTCTACCGACGAGAGGCGGTTTTAATGAAGTTTGTTGACGAAGTATCCATTCGGGTCAAGGCCGGTGACGGTGGCAACGGTTGCATGAGCTTCCGTCGCGAGAAGTTCATCGAGAACGGCGGCCCTAACGGCGGTGACGGCGGTGACGGTGGCTCGGTGTACATGATTGCCGACGAAAACCTGAACACCCTGGTCGACTACCGCTACACCCGTCACCATGAAGCCCAGCGTGGCTCCAACGGCGGTAGCACCGACTGCACCGGCAAGAAGGGTGAAGACCTGTTCCTGCGCGTGCCGGTCGGCACCACCGTGATCGATGCTTCCACCCAGGAAGTGATCGGTGACCTGGTCACCCCCGGCCAGAAGCTGATGGTCGCGCAAGGTGGCTGGCACGGGCTGGGCAACACCCGTTTCAAGTCGAGCACCAACCGTGCGCCGCGCCAGACCACCCCAGGCAAACCGGGTGAGCAGCGTGACCTGAAGATGGAAATGAAGGTGTTGGCCGACGTCGGCCTGCTGGGCTTGCCCAACGCCGGCAAGAGTACCTTCATCCGTTCGGTCTCGGCCGCCAAGCCGAAAGTCGCCGACTACCCGTTCACCACCCTGGTGCCAAACCTGGGCGTGGTCAGCGTCGACCGCTGGAAGAGCTTCGTCATCGCCGACATCCCCGGCCTGATCGAAGGCGCTTCTGAAGGTGCCGGTCTGGGTATCCGCTTCCTCAAGCACCTGGCGCGTACGCGCGTGCTGCTGCACCTGGTGGACATCGCGCCACTGGACGAAAGCAGCCCGGCCGATGCCGCCGAAGTCATCGTCAACGAGCTGACCCGCTTCAGCCCGTCGCTGGCCGAGCGTGAGCGCTGGCTGGTGCTGAACAAAGCCGATATGGTCATGGACGACGAGCGTGACGAGCGTGTGCAGGAAGTGATCGACCGTCTGGAGTGGGAAGGCCCGGTTTACGTGATCTCGGCCATTTCCAAGCAGGGCACCGACAAGCTCAGCCACGACCTGATGCGCTACCTCGAAGACCGCGCCGACCGTCTGGCCAACGACCCGGCCTACGCCGAAGAGCTGGCCGACCTCGACCAGCGCATCGAAGACGAAGCCCGTGCCCAGCTGCAGGCCCTGGACGACGCCCGCACCCTGCGTCGTACCGGCGTCAAGAGCGTGCACGACATCGGCGACGATGACGGTTGGGACGATGATTTCGAGGACGACGAAGACGGTCCGGAAATCATTTACGTGCGCGACTGATCGGTTGCAGTACACTAAACGCCGCTCTCTGGAGCGGCGTTTTTGTATCCACGGTATCTACAGATTCGACATAGGTTGGAAGAAGATGCGAAGCAAGGTGACGGGCGCCAAGCGCTGGGTCGTTAAGATTGGCAGTGCTCTGCTGACCGCCGATGGCAAGGGCCTCGACCGCGGTGCAATGGCCGTTTGGGTCGAGCAGATGGTCGCGCTGCGTGAGGCAGGCGTGGAGTTGGTACTGGTCTCCTCCGGGGCCGTGGCTGCCGGCATGAGCCAGCTGGGCTGGACCAAGCGACCGAGTGCGATGAACGAGCTGCAGGCGGCTGCCTCGCTCGGCCAGATGCGCCTGGTGCAGGCCTGGGAGTCGAGCTTCGGGGAGCACGGGAAGCACACCGCTCAGATCCTGCTGACCCATGACGACCTGTCCGACCGCAAGCGTTACCTGAATGCCCGCAGCACCCTGCGCACCTTGGTTGATCTGGGTGTAGTGCCGGTGATCAACGAAAACGACACCGTGGTCACCGACGAGATCCGCTTTGGCGACAACGACACCCTGGCGGCGCTGGTGGCCAACCTGGTCGAGGCCGACCTGCTGGTGATCCTCACCGACCGCGATGGTATGTTCGATGCCGACCCGCGCAACAACCCCGAAGCGCAGTTGATCTACGAAGCCCGTGCCGACGACCCCTCACTGGATGCCGTGGCCGGTAGTACCGGTGGTGCCCTGGGCCGTGGCGGCATGCAGACCAAGCTGCGTGCGGCGCGCCTGGCTGCCCGTTCCGGTGCCCACACCATCATCATCGGTGGTCGCATCGAGCGCGTGCTGGACCGCCTGAAGGCGGGCGAGCGCCTGGGCACCTTGCTGTCGCCCGAGCGCGGCATGCTCGCGGCGCGCAAGCAATGGCTGGCCGGTCACCTGCAAACCCGTGGCACCCTGGTGCTGGATGCCGGTGCCGTGCAAGCGCTGCGTCAGGCCAACAAGAGTTTGCTGCCGGTTGGCGTGAAGACTGTGCAGGGCAGCTTCCGTCGTGGCGAGATGGTGGTGTGCGTCGGCCCGGACGGCCTTGAAGTGGCTCGCGGCCTGGCCAACTACAGCGCCCTGGAGGCGCAGAAGATCATTGGTCAGTCGTCCGACGCCATCGAGTCGATCCTTGGTTACAGCGCCGAGCCGGAACTTGTACACCGCGACAACCTGGTGCTGGTATGAGCCCGCTGAAGAAGGTAATCGCTGTGGCAGCGTTCGTGCTGCCGATGCTGGCCGGCGCTGAAGAGGTCGGCCGGGTGTCCACCGTGTTCAAGTTCCTCGGGCCGAACGACCGCATTGTGGTCGAGGCGTTCGACGACCCTAAGGTAGAGGGCGTGACGTGCTACCTGTCGCGGGCCAAGACTGGCGGGGTGAAGGGGGGCTTGGGGCTGGCCGAGGACCGGGCGGAGGCATCGATTGCCTGTCGTCAGGTCGGGCCGATCAACTTCAAGGGTGAGCTCAAAGATGGCGAGGAAGTGTTCAAGGAACGTACCTCGCTGGTGTTCAAGACCATGCAGGTGGTGCGCTTTCTCGACAAGAAGCGCAATACGCTGGTGTACCTGGTGTACAGCGACCGCATGATCGAAGGCAGTCCGCAGAATGCGGTGACTGCCATTCCGATCCTGCCTTGGGCTCATTGATAGCCTGGTAGGTTGCCGGGAGGCCGTCGGCCTCCTGTCGCGACACAAGCGGTTTACCCGCGAAGAAGGCACCGCCGTGGATGGCACGGGCTTCGCCCGTGTTCGCTGGCAAGCCCGCTCCCACAGGGATCAGCGCATGCAGGATAGGGCCGCAAAGCGGCCCCAGCTATCTCAGGCCAGTTCCTCGGCCTGATCCTCACGCACAACCGCCTTCACTTCATCCAGCCGGCTGATGAACTTCCAGTCCGCCTCGTCGATGTAGATGCCGTTCGGCCCGCTGCCACCTTCCAGGTCGATCGCAACGTGTGCCGATACCTGTGGTTTCACGCTCGCCAGAATCGGCACGAAGCCCAGTTGCTGGCTGGTCTCCAGCAGTGCCGCCTGGTTGCGTTCGTCGATGTCTGCCGCTTCGTCCAGGTAGTATGGCAGGCGAATGCGCCCGGCCAGGTCACGGTCCATCAGGTGCAGCAACAGGTACATGTTGGTCAGCGCCTTGATGGTCATGGTGGTGCCGTTGGACGCCGCACCGTCGATGTCGGCGTGGATGACCGGCTGGCCATTGACCTTGGTGATCTCGAACGCCAGCTCGAACAGGTCCTTCAGGCCCAGCTGGTTGTGGTTGGCCGCTACCAGCCGTGCCAGGTACTCCTTGGCCTCCTCGTTCTTGTTGTCCTGATCGGCACTCTGGGTCAGGTCGAAGACCGACAGGGTTTCGCCTTCTTCGTACTGACCGGCACTGTGGATAATCTGGTCGATGTGCTTGAGCGCTTCCTTGTTCGGCGCCAGTACCACGCGGAAGCTTTCCAGGTTGGACACCTGGCGCTTGTTGATCTCGCGGTTGAACAGGGCCAGCTGGTGCTCGAGGCTGTCGTAGTCGCTGCGGATGTTGCGCAGGGTTCGGGCGATGTCGGTGACCGCGGCGCGGCGTGCCTTGGCCAAGGTCAGGGCTTCATCGGTACGGTGCGCGTAGGCGTTCACCAGCAGTTGCAGGCGGCGTTCCATGTCGTCTTCGCTGTCGAACTTGGCCACGCCCTTCAGGCGCACCTGGGCGTACAGCGCCTCGATCTGATTGTCCACCCGCTGCAGGCCTTGCCAGCTGTCCTGGTAGTCATTGAGCAGCGGCAGCAGGTTGTCCATCGAGTCGTCGATGGCTTCCATGTATGGCGTGCCATAGGGCAGGTCGGCCGGCAGCAGTTGGCGACGGCGCAGGGCGTCTTCCAGGGTGCGCTGCTTGGACTCGAGGTCGCCGAGCTGGCGGCCGACCAGTTGCAACTTGGCTGACAGCTGCTGGACGCGCTCGGTGAAGGCGTCGCTGGAGCGCTTGAGTTCGTCCTGGGCCGCTTCCAGTTGCGAGAGCTGTTCCAGTTTCTCGGGCTCTTCGGCGGCGAGGGTCTGGCTGCGGCGGAAGTCTTCCAGCGCCTTCTGCGCGTCCAGCACTTCCTGGTACAGGGTTTCGGTCTGCGCTTTGGAGGCGGAGCGGTCGGCGGCCACGGCCTGCTGGGTTTTTAGCTGCTTGAGCTCTTTTTCCAGGCGCTCTTTCTGGTCGCGCAGGGCGGCGCGGTCGGCCAGGGCCTGCAGGGCCGGCGGGTCGATGTGGGTCAGATCGATGGCCAGGCCGGGGGCCTCGAAGCGCTCGCCCTTGAAGCCGTCGAGCACCGCTTCCAGCGACTTCACCCACAGGTCGCTATCGTCCAGCTCGATGCCGCGGTCGCCCAGCGGCAGGCTGAACAATGCGCCGTTGAACAGGCGCATCAGGCGGTCCACGTCCTGTTGCGAGAACTCTTCGCGCAGGCGGGCGTAGCTGTTGTTGTCAGCGTGATCCAGCTGCTGCTTGACCTGCTTCAGGCGTTTTTCCAGGTCGCGTACGCGCTCGTCGAGGTCTTCGGCACTGAACTGTCGTGACTGGGCCAGAGCACCGGCCAGTTCGTCGTGGGCGTCTTTGGCCGCCAGCAGTTGCTGTTCCAGCACCTTGACGTCGTCGACCAGCGCAAAGCGGTGCTTGAGCACCGACAGCTCGCCTAGCCAGCGCTGGATACCGCTGATTTCACGCTCCAGGCGCATCAGCTCCTGGGTGCCGCCGCGCTGGTCGTTTTGCAGGCGGTCCTGCTCACCACGGTAGTGCTCGGACTGGATGACCAGCTCTTCCTTGCGCGCCATGGCGTATTCCTGCCAGGTGCCCAGCAGGGTGTCGAGCACAGGCGAAATGCGGTGCAGCTTGCCACGCAGGATGTCCCGCTGGGCCACACCGCCGGCCAGGGCCTCGACCAGCGGGCCGGCAGCGACCAGGGCGTTGTAGTCCTGCTCCATGCGGCGTACGTCGCGGAAGGCTTCCTCGCACGCAGCGATGTAGTCGACGCTGCCCGAACGCAGGCTGTGCTCGAAGGCGTCGAGGAACAGTTGCTTGAGTTTGGCGGCGGTGATTTCACGCATGTGCAGCAGATTGATGAACAGCGCGCGGAAGGTTTTCAGGCTTTGCTCGCTGGTGGAGCGCAGCGGGATCATGGTCAGGTCCAGCGGCACCGAGGTGTGGCCGCCCACCAGTAGTCGGCGCAGTTCGTCCGGCTTCAGTTCGTAAGCCTTGATACCCAGGCGTTCAAGGTTGGTGAACAGCTCTTTCTGACGCAGGCAGGTGTCGTTCTTCTGGTAGTGGGCCAGGTCCAGTTCGCCCTTGTAGGCGAAGAACTGGTGGCCGAAACCGCCGCCCGGACCGCGCCCGACCACACCGATCACGTGCGGGCCGTGGGGCAGGCTCAGTTCGCAGAGAATGTACGAAGTGTCGCTGGCGAAGTAGAAGCGGCGCGACTGCTCAAGGCTGTATTTGCCGAAACTCATGTCCGACATGCGTGCCAGGATCGGGAACTGCAGGGCGTTGATCGACGCCGATTTACCCAGGTTGTTGGCGCCGTATACCGACAGCGGGTGCTCCAGCGGGAACAGGCCAAGGCTGTAGCCGGCGGTGTTGAGCAATGCGAAGCGGCGGATGCCGTAGCGTTCCTGGCTCATGCGTCAATCTCCTGTTGCTCTTCGCGGATGGCCCGGGCCAGGGCGTCCTCTTCGCTTTCCTCGCCCTGGAAAGGCGTGAGGTCGAGCGGGTCGTCGGTGCGGTTGAGTTCTTCGGCGCTTTCTTCCTCGACCAGTACCGGGGTCGGCAGCGGCAGGTCGCTGTGCAGGGTGGCGGCCAGGTCGCGGTCCTGCTGCACTGCAAGGCACACATCGAGGAAGCGGTGCATGGGCGGCAGGAAGCGGTAGATGCCGCCTTCCTCATGGGCGAAGCCGAGCTGGGTCATGCGCCGCAGGATTTTTTCTTCCAGCTCGTCCACGGTCTGCACTTCGGCCTGCAGGAACAGGTCGCGGTACTTGTCCAGCAGCGAGGGCAGTTCGTCGCGGCCGATGCTACCGCCGTCGAGCACGGCCATCGGGTCGCGGCCCTGGTCAGCAAGGTGCTCGACCAGAATGAAGGTGAACAGCGACAGGCGCTGCGCGGTCTTGTTGACCTGCGCGGCGGTCATGTCCGGCACGAAGTAGTAGAAACCACGGGTGTCGCATACCAGCTCGAAGCCCAGGGCCTTGAACAGGGTGCGGTACTGGTCCTGGAAGTTCGACAGCTGGGCGTACAGCTCAGGGTCGCGCCGGCTGATGTGGAAGCCTTTGAACAGCTCGCGGAAGATCGGCGCGAGCTGGGACAGTTCGGAAAGATCAAGATGCATGGGCTGGGCTCGCGTTGGGTTCGGTAGGCGCGCTGGGGGCGTCTTCGCGGCTGGAGGTCAGGGCGAACGAACGCAGGCTGACCAGGTGTTCCTGAGTTGTGTATTCGCGGCGGTCGAGGCGTTCGCGCTTGAAGCGCTTTTCCCGCGACAGACGCGAGAACCAGTACAGCAGCTCATCGGTGGCGCCTTCGGGCTCCTGCTCCAGCAGCCAGACCATCAGGTCGGGCAGTGGCAGGGCCTGTTCGCAGCGTTCGGTCATTTCCTTGACCGTGCGCGGAGCACGGGGCAGGGCGTCGGACTGGGTCTTGTGGGCTTTGGGGAAGCGCGCCGGTTTGGGCTCGAAGCGGGCCAGTGCGTAAACGTAGGCCTCGACCTGGCTGGCGCTGCCAAGGAAGGTGCTTTGCGGGCGGGTGAACATCGGCATGGCCGCTTGCGGCACGGCATCGATGCCCTTGCGTCTGATCACCGACAGGGCTAGCGCGGCGCCGCGGGTCACGGCGTTGTGCCGGCGGGCTTCTTCGCGCAGCGGCAGCAGCAGTTCGCGGGCGTGGCGCAGGGTCAACTGGGCGTTGGTCTGCATTTCCAGGATGCGCGCGTGGGTGCGCAGCAGCATGTCGTCGTCGACCAGGTGGCCCAGGCGCGCTTGTTCGCCCAGCAGTTTCAGCAGCACGGTCTCGACCTTGCGTACACCTTGCTCGAAGGCGCCGTCGGCGTTGACCAGCTGGATCATCGGCTCGACGTATTCGTCCCAGGTGGCCAGTACTTCGGCATAACGCTGGCGCAGCGGAATCTGGCGGTTGCTGGTCTTGGCCCGTTCGGCCACGGCCACCAGCGCCTGCTCGTCGTTGTCGAGCTTTTTCAGCACATCGCGCACGCGCATGTCGAGCAGGCGCAGCTGGCGTGCCAGGTCGTCGCTGTCGCGGTTGTCGAAGGCATCCTGGATGTGCCCGGCCAGGCGCTCCAGGTGGCGCAAGTAGGCTTCGATCTCCAGGCACAGGCCCAGCCGGTGTTCGCGGCGCAGGTAGGCGAGGAAGTCGTGGATCTGCGCGTTGAGCTCGAAACGGTTCGGGCTTTTGGCCACCGGGACCAGGATATCCAGGCGGATCCAAACGTCGAGTAGCTGGGTGATGTCCTGCGGGGTGCTTTCGAGCTGCTGGCGAG from Pseudomonas putida encodes the following:
- the cgtA gene encoding Obg family GTPase CgtA, which codes for MKFVDEVSIRVKAGDGGNGCMSFRREKFIENGGPNGGDGGDGGSVYMIADENLNTLVDYRYTRHHEAQRGSNGGSTDCTGKKGEDLFLRVPVGTTVIDASTQEVIGDLVTPGQKLMVAQGGWHGLGNTRFKSSTNRAPRQTTPGKPGEQRDLKMEMKVLADVGLLGLPNAGKSTFIRSVSAAKPKVADYPFTTLVPNLGVVSVDRWKSFVIADIPGLIEGASEGAGLGIRFLKHLARTRVLLHLVDIAPLDESSPADAAEVIVNELTRFSPSLAERERWLVLNKADMVMDDERDERVQEVIDRLEWEGPVYVISAISKQGTDKLSHDLMRYLEDRADRLANDPAYAEELADLDQRIEDEARAQLQALDDARTLRRTGVKSVHDIGDDDGWDDDFEDDEDGPEIIYVRD
- a CDS encoding glutamate 5-kinase, which encodes MRSKVTGAKRWVVKIGSALLTADGKGLDRGAMAVWVEQMVALREAGVELVLVSSGAVAAGMSQLGWTKRPSAMNELQAAASLGQMRLVQAWESSFGEHGKHTAQILLTHDDLSDRKRYLNARSTLRTLVDLGVVPVINENDTVVTDEIRFGDNDTLAALVANLVEADLLVILTDRDGMFDADPRNNPEAQLIYEARADDPSLDAVAGSTGGALGRGGMQTKLRAARLAARSGAHTIIIGGRIERVLDRLKAGERLGTLLSPERGMLAARKQWLAGHLQTRGTLVLDAGAVQALRQANKSLLPVGVKTVQGSFRRGEMVVCVGPDGLEVARGLANYSALEAQKIIGQSSDAIESILGYSAEPELVHRDNLVLV
- a CDS encoding chromosome partitioning protein ParA, whose product is MSQERYGIRRFALLNTAGYSLGLFPLEHPLSVYGANNLGKSASINALQFPILARMSDMSFGKYSLEQSRRFYFASDTSYILCELSLPHGPHVIGVVGRGPGGGFGHQFFAYKGELDLAHYQKNDTCLRQKELFTNLERLGIKAYELKPDELRRLLVGGHTSVPLDLTMIPLRSTSEQSLKTFRALFINLLHMREITAAKLKQLFLDAFEHSLRSGSVDYIAACEEAFRDVRRMEQDYNALVAAGPLVEALAGGVAQRDILRGKLHRISPVLDTLLGTWQEYAMARKEELVIQSEHYRGEQDRLQNDQRGGTQELMRLEREISGIQRWLGELSVLKHRFALVDDVKVLEQQLLAAKDAHDELAGALAQSRQFSAEDLDERVRDLEKRLKQVKQQLDHADNNSYARLREEFSQQDVDRLMRLFNGALFSLPLGDRGIELDDSDLWVKSLEAVLDGFKGERFEAPGLAIDLTHIDPPALQALADRAALRDQKERLEKELKQLKTQQAVAADRSASKAQTETLYQEVLDAQKALEDFRRSQTLAAEEPEKLEQLSQLEAAQDELKRSSDAFTERVQQLSAKLQLVGRQLGDLESKQRTLEDALRRRQLLPADLPYGTPYMEAIDDSMDNLLPLLNDYQDSWQGLQRVDNQIEALYAQVRLKGVAKFDSEDDMERRLQLLVNAYAHRTDEALTLAKARRAAVTDIARTLRNIRSDYDSLEHQLALFNREINKRQVSNLESFRVVLAPNKEALKHIDQIIHSAGQYEEGETLSVFDLTQSADQDNKNEEAKEYLARLVAANHNQLGLKDLFELAFEITKVNGQPVIHADIDGAASNGTTMTIKALTNMYLLLHLMDRDLAGRIRLPYYLDEAADIDERNQAALLETSQQLGFVPILASVKPQVSAHVAIDLEGGSGPNGIYIDEADWKFISRLDEVKAVVREDQAEELA
- a CDS encoding chromosome partitioning protein, whose translation is MHLDLSELSQLAPIFRELFKGFHISRRDPELYAQLSNFQDQYRTLFKALGFELVCDTRGFYYFVPDMTAAQVNKTAQRLSLFTFILVEHLADQGRDPMAVLDGGSIGRDELPSLLDKYRDLFLQAEVQTVDELEEKILRRMTQLGFAHEEGGIYRFLPPMHRFLDVCLAVQQDRDLAATLHSDLPLPTPVLVEEESAEELNRTDDPLDLTPFQGEESEEDALARAIREEQQEIDA